The proteins below come from a single Stomoxys calcitrans chromosome 1, idStoCalc2.1, whole genome shotgun sequence genomic window:
- the LOC106093962 gene encoding glutamic acid-rich protein isoform X2: protein MHKAKKKTAKLPKPIKVKKEKSDEDRLPQPMSHYIDDRLEMVKQIFGSLKPKTIINLAPEFLKTQGLEEIEEACLNELLCISTKRLKSIITATKCPTDTESSEDDDVQRHEEHVSLEEISSDSEIEGGTSKKGKRKKPKADGVDKNKLVAKNDTPKTTEPNAEDGQISVLELLELQARARAIRSQLALEPVTKIEVDSDDEGENGKHSKKDKSSSKTERKRTSSARESQDSSNPAAKPIDNESEMRKTKKVKLKRNYRNSSTQNKNEERTRDGGECNDNHVRNDSSAEKPRSQEKDIGFRSEQKNAGENIKREKSSRSPSPDVIPIVAEPETLLINDSSEEDMGNGVESKQHVEVVQVNKETSTEVARDRKKSETEEGELNDDDNVKSTQNPQALDKCKDTKKTVDLREILVDNRNKVGKLVSDEKKSENMNSEAIVDNSNTSASTNMTMLEEEEDDQNDDIISLGEDLEDEMDEQLESEVSTKQSSFVTDGTENNSAEQGKKSKKKKYGDDNRSEDNQSWHSRYMKSSKVSKVLAASRLGKRVRDKIKKSKEASREDSDKPEKQEEIFTSKHEDGSLEQYKELLELRQRKPK from the exons ATGCATAAGGCGAAAAAGAAAACTGCAAAGTTGCCTAAACCAATAAAGGTAAAGAAGGAGAAGAGTGATGAGGATCGTTTACCACAACCCATGTCGCACTACATTGACGACAGACTGGAAATggttaaacaaatttttggttCGCTCAAACCAAAAACTATTATAAATTTAGCTCCAGAATTCTTAAAG aCTCAAGGATTGGAAGAAATCGAAGAGGCTTGTTTAAATGAATTGCTGTGCATATCAACCAAACGTTTGAAGTCCATTATAACTGCTACTAAATGTCCCACGGATACTGAATCCTCAGAGGATGATGATGTTCAAAGGCATGAAG AACACGTTTCATTAGAAGAAATTTCATCCGATAGCGAAATAGAAGGTGGCACATCCAAGAAAG GCAAGAGGAAGAAGCCCAAAGCTGATGGGGtggataaaaataaattagttGCCAAAAATGATACGCCAAAAACTACGGAGCCTAATGCAG AGGATGGGCAGATAAGCGTTTTGGAATTACTTGAGCTTCAAGCAAGGGCCAGGGCTATACGTTCTCAATTAGCCTTAGAACCGGTTACTAAAATTGAGGTTGACTCTGATGATGAAGGTGAAAATGGCAAACATTCCAAAAAAGATAAAAGCAGCAGCAAAACTGAACGAAAGCGCACATCAAGCGCAAGGGAATCACAGGATTCATCGAATCCAGCAGCAAAACCAATTGATAATGAGTCTGAAATgcgtaaaacaaaaaaagtcaaaCTTAAACGAAATTATCGCAACTCATCGACGCAGAACAAAAATGAAGAACGAACAAGGGATGGTGGCGAATGTAATGATAACCATGTTCGAAATGATAGTTCTGCCGAAAAACCTCGGAGTCAAGAAAAAGACATTGGTTTTAGATCGGAGCAAAAAAATGCGGGTGAAAATATTAAAAGGGAAAAATCTAGCCGTTCACCATCTCCAGATGTTATACCCATTGTTGCTGAACCGGAAACATTATTAATAAATGATTCTTCGGAAGAGGATATGGGAAATGGAGTTGAATCAAAACAACATGTTGAAGTGGTACAAGTGAACAAAGAAACTTCGACGGAAGTAGCAAGAGATCGGAAGAAATCAGAAACCGAGGAAGGAGAGTTAAATGATGACGATAACGTAAAGTCCACTCAAAACCCCCAGGCATTAGATAAATGTAAAGACACAAAGAAAACAGTGGATCTAAGAGAGATTTTAGTGGATAATAGGAATAAAGTTGGTAAATTAGTTTCAGATGaaaaaaagtcagaaaatatgaaCTCTGAAGCTATTGTGGATAATTCTAATACTTCTGCGAGCACAAACATGACTATGCTTGAGGAGGAGGAAGATGACCAGAATGATGATATCATATCACTAGGTGAAGACTTAGAAGACGAAATGGACGAACAGTTAGAAAGTGAAGTCAGCACCAAACAATCATCATTTGTTACAGATGGTACAGAGAATAATTCTGCAGAACAAGGCaagaaatcaaaaaagaaaaagtatgGCGATGACAATCGTAGCGAAGATAATCAG TCATGGCATTCGCGGTATATGAAGAGCTCTAAAGTTAGTAAGGTTCTCGCAGCTTCACGGTTGGGAAAACGTGTGcgagacaaaattaaaaagtcCAAGGAAGCATCCCGGGAGGATTCGGATAAGCCAGAAAAACAAGAAGAAATATTCACATCAAAACATGAAGATGGTTCACTGGAACAGTATAAAGAACTATTGGAGTTGCGTCAACGCAAACCAAAGTAG
- the LOC106093962 gene encoding glutamic acid-rich protein isoform X1, with translation MHKAKKKTAKLPKPIKVKKEKSDEDRLPQPMSHYIDDRLEMVKQIFGSLKPKTIINLAPEFLKTQGLEEIEEACLNELLCISTKRLKSIITATKCPTDTESSEDDDVQRHEEHVSLEEISSDSEIEGGTSKKDFLFAGKRKKPKADGVDKNKLVAKNDTPKTTEPNAEDGQISVLELLELQARARAIRSQLALEPVTKIEVDSDDEGENGKHSKKDKSSSKTERKRTSSARESQDSSNPAAKPIDNESEMRKTKKVKLKRNYRNSSTQNKNEERTRDGGECNDNHVRNDSSAEKPRSQEKDIGFRSEQKNAGENIKREKSSRSPSPDVIPIVAEPETLLINDSSEEDMGNGVESKQHVEVVQVNKETSTEVARDRKKSETEEGELNDDDNVKSTQNPQALDKCKDTKKTVDLREILVDNRNKVGKLVSDEKKSENMNSEAIVDNSNTSASTNMTMLEEEEDDQNDDIISLGEDLEDEMDEQLESEVSTKQSSFVTDGTENNSAEQGKKSKKKKYGDDNRSEDNQSWHSRYMKSSKVSKVLAASRLGKRVRDKIKKSKEASREDSDKPEKQEEIFTSKHEDGSLEQYKELLELRQRKPK, from the exons ATGCATAAGGCGAAAAAGAAAACTGCAAAGTTGCCTAAACCAATAAAGGTAAAGAAGGAGAAGAGTGATGAGGATCGTTTACCACAACCCATGTCGCACTACATTGACGACAGACTGGAAATggttaaacaaatttttggttCGCTCAAACCAAAAACTATTATAAATTTAGCTCCAGAATTCTTAAAG aCTCAAGGATTGGAAGAAATCGAAGAGGCTTGTTTAAATGAATTGCTGTGCATATCAACCAAACGTTTGAAGTCCATTATAACTGCTACTAAATGTCCCACGGATACTGAATCCTCAGAGGATGATGATGTTCAAAGGCATGAAG AACACGTTTCATTAGAAGAAATTTCATCCGATAGCGAAATAGAAGGTGGCACATCCAAGAAAG attttctATTCGCAGGCAAGAGGAAGAAGCCCAAAGCTGATGGGGtggataaaaataaattagttGCCAAAAATGATACGCCAAAAACTACGGAGCCTAATGCAG AGGATGGGCAGATAAGCGTTTTGGAATTACTTGAGCTTCAAGCAAGGGCCAGGGCTATACGTTCTCAATTAGCCTTAGAACCGGTTACTAAAATTGAGGTTGACTCTGATGATGAAGGTGAAAATGGCAAACATTCCAAAAAAGATAAAAGCAGCAGCAAAACTGAACGAAAGCGCACATCAAGCGCAAGGGAATCACAGGATTCATCGAATCCAGCAGCAAAACCAATTGATAATGAGTCTGAAATgcgtaaaacaaaaaaagtcaaaCTTAAACGAAATTATCGCAACTCATCGACGCAGAACAAAAATGAAGAACGAACAAGGGATGGTGGCGAATGTAATGATAACCATGTTCGAAATGATAGTTCTGCCGAAAAACCTCGGAGTCAAGAAAAAGACATTGGTTTTAGATCGGAGCAAAAAAATGCGGGTGAAAATATTAAAAGGGAAAAATCTAGCCGTTCACCATCTCCAGATGTTATACCCATTGTTGCTGAACCGGAAACATTATTAATAAATGATTCTTCGGAAGAGGATATGGGAAATGGAGTTGAATCAAAACAACATGTTGAAGTGGTACAAGTGAACAAAGAAACTTCGACGGAAGTAGCAAGAGATCGGAAGAAATCAGAAACCGAGGAAGGAGAGTTAAATGATGACGATAACGTAAAGTCCACTCAAAACCCCCAGGCATTAGATAAATGTAAAGACACAAAGAAAACAGTGGATCTAAGAGAGATTTTAGTGGATAATAGGAATAAAGTTGGTAAATTAGTTTCAGATGaaaaaaagtcagaaaatatgaaCTCTGAAGCTATTGTGGATAATTCTAATACTTCTGCGAGCACAAACATGACTATGCTTGAGGAGGAGGAAGATGACCAGAATGATGATATCATATCACTAGGTGAAGACTTAGAAGACGAAATGGACGAACAGTTAGAAAGTGAAGTCAGCACCAAACAATCATCATTTGTTACAGATGGTACAGAGAATAATTCTGCAGAACAAGGCaagaaatcaaaaaagaaaaagtatgGCGATGACAATCGTAGCGAAGATAATCAG TCATGGCATTCGCGGTATATGAAGAGCTCTAAAGTTAGTAAGGTTCTCGCAGCTTCACGGTTGGGAAAACGTGTGcgagacaaaattaaaaagtcCAAGGAAGCATCCCGGGAGGATTCGGATAAGCCAGAAAAACAAGAAGAAATATTCACATCAAAACATGAAGATGGTTCACTGGAACAGTATAAAGAACTATTGGAGTTGCGTCAACGCAAACCAAAGTAG
- the LOC106093961 gene encoding uncharacterized protein LOC106093961 encodes MVYNAKSANDDQFTILLNGQRELEQQLIEIQKACDLSVQHRRKRVKKRYYNLALMAKVVCHTTTEEVKRLIINGTKSLLIDAVTNTLEDVENIYTMIKNTIKDLQTEDPTTHLVVGIALEITGDSCRIGRLRNDCSIFVKKGDIMTLTTDANYKYSSFKEICYVINLVHYLPSLALSEEIKIGNEVHGHIVKKLKGSIAFQVNSPGIINSYEYIDFLKSCHSLDMHVFQLMFTQDLELAAKINTDFVVISNIRWKPLLKVMHHHIKYLYNFKLIGTLDLANGSAKKLDTLGIVKLLDFIWLPNLFTLSKSMQTYVCKDVIPVAKYLKKPIIGSVPLERCSDFHIFENHDFLWKIDCIFIEKSTWCNKYPLIVKKLLPIRDFRRGVVDNPKALLEILTSHQSVVNFIIRTISSIECQAIFLYTKCETAAAALGRVEIYCPVYVLLSMDETDEVTQKQVQLAKVLNLRRNLSSILYYKKTNLCEYKPIDFGLEYARASGHIETGDFVITIEVGKWGVEDTLHLGVDEDVVIMRAFYVAPMNVCEKFKC; translated from the coding sequence aTGGTTTATAATGCAAAAAGCGCCAATGACGATCAATTTACCATCTTGCTTAATGGACAGCGGGAGTTGGAACAGCAACTTATAGAAATTCAAAAAGCATGCGATTTAAGTGTACAACATCGTCGGAAACGTGTTAAAAAACGTTATTATAATTTGGCTCTTATGGCCAAAGTTGTGTGCCACACCACCACAGAAGAAGTGAAGAGATTGATAATAAATGGAACCAAGTCTCTCTTAATAGATGCGGTAACGAATACACTCGAAGATGTTGAGAACATTTACACTATGATTAAAAATACTATCAAAGATCTCCAGACTGAAGATCCCACCACACATCTAGTGGTGGGAATTGCTCTCGAAATTACAGGTGACTCCTGCCGCATAGGTCGTTTGAGAAATGATTGCTCAATATTTGTCAAAAAAGGAGATATAATGACATTGACAACTGATGCTAATTATAAATATTCAAGTTTTAAAGAAATATGCTATGTAATCAATTTAGTGCATTATCTGCCTTCATTAGCACTTAGTGAGGAAATCAAAATCGGCAATGAAGTACACGGTCAtattgtgaaaaaattaaaaggtAGCATAGCCTTCCAAGTTAATAGCCCCGGAATAATTAATTCTTACGAATACATTGACTTTTTAAAGTCGTGTCACTCTCTGGACATGCATGTGTTTCAGCTCATGTTTACCCAAGATCTGGAGCTAGCGGCCAAAATCAATACAGACTTTGTTGTAATATCAAACATTCGTTGGAAGCCTTTATTGAAAGTGATGCATCATCATATAAAATACTTATACAATTTCAAATTAATTGGTACACTTGATCTGGCAAATGGAAGTGCCAAAAAATTGGACACACTTGGAATCGTAAAACTTTTGGATTTCATATGGCTACCAAATTTGTTCACTCTATCTAAGAGTATGCAAACATATGTTTGCAAAGATGTCATACCCGTTGCCAAGTATCTAAAAAAACCAATTATAGGCTCAGTGCCTCTAGAGCGCTGTAgcgattttcatatttttgaaaaccacgattttctatggaaaattgattgcatttttatagaaaaaagtacaTGGTGCAATAAATATCCCTTAATAGTAAAGAAGTTACTCCCCATTAGAGATTTTCGACGTGGAGTTGTTGATAATCCCAAGGCACTGCTTGAAATCCTGACATCGCATCAATCAGTGGTGAACTTTATAATAAGGACTATAAGCTCCATAGAATGTCAAGCAATTTTTCTCTACACAAAATGTGAAACCGCAGCAGCAGCCTTGGGTCGAGTAGAGATCTATTGTCCAGTTTATGTTTTACTTTCAATGGATGAAACGGACGAAGTAACACAAAAACAGGTGCAACTGGCAAAGGTTTTAAATCTTAGAAGAAATCTGTCATCTATTTTGTACTACAAAAAAACGAACTTATGCGAATACAAACCAATTGATTTTGGATTGGAGTATGCCCGTGCTAGTGGTCACATTGAAACGGGTGACTTTGTTATAACAATAGAGGTTGGCAAATGGGGCGTGGAAGATACTCTACATTTgggtgttgatgaagatgtGGTCATAATGCGAGCTTTCTATGTGGCTCCAATGAACGTTTGTGAGAAAtttaaatgttaa